The nucleotide sequence CCGGAGTTTGTCATTATGGACCCAAAAATGGATGGTAAAGCAGGTACTGGTATATGCACTGTTGCTGATCATATACACTTTAAACTCAAGCTTAATGAGTACATGCATTGGTCTTTAATTTGCTGGTCTTTAATTTGATCTAATCTTGTCTTTCAGATGAGGTCTGTGTAAATGGGATGATCTCCTATATGACAGACAGCTGTAACTGCTCAGACTCAAGCGATATTGAGTTGAGCGATGAGTGGGTAGGGCGAAAGTCGCCCAAACTTTCTAGAGGAAACAGGTCTCCTAAGCTTCCTAGGTACTCTAAACATATAAGGTACTGTTGAATATACAATTCACACAATATTACAGGGTGCCTGAAACTTGAAAAAGAAATGTTTGTTCCTTCACAACCTTGacaaaacaatatacagtaaatttctgaaaaacttaagttaaaaaaaacaaatttaaacttgATAGCAagttaaatttcatatttgttttattctctaGAATTAATATGGAATCAAGAAAGTCTCCTAAACTTGCCCAAACATCTCAAGAAATGTCTAGGTCTCCTAGATTACCAAAGAAGCCTTCAGTTCGGTCTCCGAGTCTTACTCGAAGAGAATTTCCAGTTGATGGCTTTAGTGAGGTACTTAACATCTTATTTGCAAGCTAATTTTggcaataattttatattaatctaCTTGCCTAAAATTAATATGGGAAGTGTTTGTATTTATTGCCTCTGTCTACTTGATACTGAGTGAGATATTTGTCACATTTACTGCAGACacttcattttctttaaactCCTGCTTTGCTGAAGAGAAATGACAGTAAAACCAACTATGACAAGAATAGGGAACGTCGGTCCTGCAGTGCCACtgtcctgcagtgtttagctccaaccctaatcaaacacacttgaataagctaattaaggtcttcagaaTTACTagggctacaggcaggtgagggtTTTTTCaaggtttgagctaaactctgcaggacatcagcactccatgaccgacgttgcctatccctggacTATGACCTTGAATATTTTCTATGGCTATCACTTAATTTGCTTTGCAGCATAATTACTTGGCCCAGGTCACCTCTAACATTTGGGGAACAAAGTTTAAGATTGTAGGCCTTGCCTCATTTTTGCCAGCTAACTTGGGAGCAGGTATGTTGACAGGttttaaattcaaaaagtttcacataattattttaaataacactcTAAATGCCTTTAAAATATGTCTTGACATGGTGTTCCAGTTATTTATAAAACTAGTTTGCTGCACCTGCAACCTCGTCAGATGACCATTTATTTGCCTGAGGTACGTAAAATATCCCTGGACTTCATGAGTCTGCCAGTCTTTAATCCCAATGTGTtcagtgaagatgaagatgatttACCTGGTAAGAATCAGTGGaacattttttgtacatttagtCTCAGTATAGCTCaactaaaacaagaaagaaatctCAAGATGTTCTTGCTTATTTCTAGTTATGGGACCCTCAGGAGTGTCAGCCGACAATCCTCCTTGTACAGTTAATATCCCCATCGCTCCAATTCACAGCCCTGCTCAAGCCATGTCACCTACGCAGAGTATAGGCTTAGTGCAGTCTCTCCTAGCCAACCAGAATATTCAGCTTGATGTCCTTACCAATCCCACTGCCACTGCAGCAGCGGCAgctgcagcagcaacagcagccgCAGCGGCTAATGCAACAGCAGCAGCGGCTAATGCAACAGTATCTGAGCACAGTCAGGACACTGTGACAGCACAGTACACTGTGCCAACCAGATATTCCAACCCTGGACAGGTGATTTTCAGTGGACTGGAAATGAGTAATATCCTGAGTGgaactcttcctcctcctccacatCATCTGCCACAACAACCCCACCAACAacgtcaacaacaacaacagcaacaagacCATCAACAATCTAAATATCAACAGCAATTACAACCACAGCAGCAGCATCTGAAATTGCAACATCAATCACAGCAGCTGCATCAACAGTCGCTGCAGCAGCAACACATGCAACATCAGCAGCAACTGCAATCGCAGCAgcatcaacaacaactgcaacagCAGCATCAACAGCAACTGCAACAGCAGCATCAACAGCAACTGCAACAGCAgcatcaacaacaactgcaacagCAGCATCAACAGCAACTGCAACAGCAGCATCAACAACTGCAACAGCAGCATCAACAACAGTTACAACATCATCAACAGCAACTGCATCAGCAGCAAATGCAACAGCAGCAACtgcaacagcagcaacaacagatTCAGCAGCAAGTGCAGCAGCATCAACAACAAATTCATCAACAACAATTCCAACATCAGCAGCACCAGTTGCAGATTCAGCATGAGcaaatgcagcagcagcagcaacagatgcaacaacagcagcaacaaattCGACAGCAAATACAAGAAATgagacagcagcagcaacaacttCAACAGCAGCATCAACAAATACAGATGCAGCATCAACAAATGCAAAGACAGCATCATCAAATGCAGCAGCAGCTTAAAATGCAAATTTCCCTTCAACATCCACCTTCAGGGTATGCTACTCTATCCCTTCATCAGTTACAGCTAATGCCTCAAATTCCTCATCCAGACCAGCCTCCAGACAGACGAGAACATGTTCTACCTCTGAAGTTTCCCTCAAGACCACAGTCATTTATTGAAACTGACACCATTGAGATACAGATGCGCAAAGTAAACCCTCCACCACCATACCCAGGTACAGTGGTATCTGCTGCAGCTGCAGCACCCACTATGGCCCCTCCTGGTCTTCTTGTTAGCAATGAGAATGGCACTACACTGTCAACAGATCCATGTTTAACTAAGGATGAATTTTCTCTTCTCCCAATTAGCCTCCAGTACCCAACTCCACTAGGCTATGAAAGAATCACTACTTTTGACAGCAGCGGAAATGTCGAAGAGGTGTGTCGTCCAAGGAGACGTCATTTAAGGAACCAAAATGCCTATGGGATGCAAGAAATGGGCAGCTCCGCCACATTGAAAGTAACTTCATCTGAGAACAAGAAGGTCCAGTTGCCATACAGCTCAGCAACTCTTAGTCGCCTCTCAGTGCCTAGATATTCCATACCAAGCGGAGACCCACCACCTTATCCTGACACGTCTAGCCAAATGAACACAATCAGAAGTCCCACGCAAAGGATTGACAGCAGTTTGATTCATGCCACTTTGCGTCGTGATCGCAGGGAACCGACCCTGAAGGTTCCTCAAATGGTGGATACAGTGAGGACTCTACCAACTAAATCCAAAATGAATGGTTCCCTCACACTGTCCTATCAGCCAAGGATACCTACGACTTTGTATACATGCACTCAGTGTAGCAGTAATAGCAGCAGCACTAGTGTAAGTGTCACTGGTGGGGGCACCAACAGCAGTGGAATTGCTGGAGGAACTGTGGTGAGGCAAGACTTTCCACCTGGAAAAGGGACTCAACACAGCACGATTATTGTGCACTCCAAAAGTGCCTCGCCATTAGCCTCCCAGTCCTCCTATAATCTCCTGAGTCCCATTGACAACAGTAGAGACAGAACTGTCTATGTGAACTCTGCCTTTACGGAAGACGAGACACTAAGTCAGCAGTGCCATCTTGAAAAGTCAGTGCGGCATTTAACACTTGATGTCAATTTGACAGTCAAACGGCCTCCACCTTACCAATGGGACTCTCCTGCAGCAGAACAACTCTGGATACCTCAAGAGCAAAATTTATTGCCTGGACCTCCAGGACCACCACATAAGCCACCACCATTTTTACTTAGCCAACCACAGCACTTAGAAATGACGCGACTACCTTTTGTCCTTTCAACAAAGCCTCCCACCAGTCCCAGTTCTATGACCCTCCCTTCAGCCTATCAGTTATCCCTTTCACCTTTCCCATCAGTTGTAGGGCATGGTGGACCTCAACTACAGCCTTTGCAGAGTCCTGCACAATCATGTGGCCCCAGTGACATGGTAACATCTAGCCCTTTCAGCCAACAAGACTCAACTTTAGTCCTACCCCCAGGTTATCCTGCAAATTTGACCAATCTAGGTTGTTGCACTCTGCCTCCCATGTACCCAGGGACTAGCTCATGCAGCAACCTTCAGCTGCATCCAATGAGCTTGCATCCCTGGAGCACATACAGCACTTGTCCTCCCATGCCAGACCATTCCGCCACACTGCCCAGTAAGACCCATCAGGCCCTGGAGAAGCCGGTTCTCTCTCCACCTCCACAACCTCCACCTcccccaccacctcctcctccacctcctcttcctcctcctcctccacccgTCGAGCTCTTGAACCATCAGAGCACCTCTGAGGTTGTTGCAGAATCTGGGGAGAGCTTTCAGGATCAGTCCTCTCTCAATGAGAGTCCACAAGGAGCAGAGAGGTTCAGCAAGAAGACACGTAAGAGGCTTGACAGTAGGGCAGAAGAGGCCAATATGTCTGGAGTTTCTGAAGGGAAATCCAAAAAAGAGAATCGCACACTCTCTGACTTCAATTCCCTGATCTCCAGCCCAAGACTTGGCAGCAGGGAAAAGAAGAAACCTAAAGGGCAGAAAGAGCCATTGAACAAGGCCAAGAAACTGAGTAGGACCTCCAATGAGTTCCAGGACAGCTCCGAGAGTGAGCCTGAACTCTTCATCAGTGGTGACGAGTTGATGAACCAAAGCCAGAGCAGCAAGAAAGGATGGAAGAGCAAACGCAATCTGCGTACAGCAAACGAACTTGAGGAAATCAAGTGTCGTAAAGCTAACGAGAGAGAGGATCGTAGTCTTGGCAGCCAAGGCTTTGTCTATGTCATGGCCAACAAGCAGCCATTGTGGAACGAAGCCACCCAGGTTTACCAGCTTGACTTTGGAGGACGGGTGACACAGGAGTCAGCCAAAAACTTTCAGATTGAGCTTGATGGACGCcaggtaaattattttatttatttgagaaaccagtttgaaaataatatttttgcagttCCATTTTGTGACACTAGGGGCAACGAAATTACACCTTTAACAAATATGCACCATACATAATCAGTAGCTTTGAGCAGTGGTTCGTAATTCAGGTCCTAGGGACCCCTTGCATGTCATTTTGCATGTCTCGCTTTTTTcacacatctgattcagatcaccagctcattaggagagatctccatgaactgaactgtttGTCAGTTAAGGGAGACATAGAAAATGTGCAAAGCAGGACCAGGATAAAGAACCACTGGCTTTGAGTAATAAACATCTACCCTGCAACAAGCAAACATTACCTTGCATCTAACCCCATAATTCTCTATTACAGGTAATGCAGTTTGGCAGAATCGATGGCAATGCATATATCCTGGATTTTCAGTATCCATTCTCAGCGGTACAGGCATTTGCTGTGGCCTTGGCCAATGTAACTCAGAGACTTAAATAAAAAACTCTCCAGCAATCTTGTCCTTGAGAACAGATGGACTGAAAAAGAATTTACAGTTAATTGCAGATTGTGAGAAATATTACATTCTCTGCTGCCATAACGTCTGTACAATGCCGGTAAGTAGGCGAGAGATCTGGTCACTCTCAGGCAGAGCGTACACAAGACGTAGACAGGTGGTCCGAAAATAGATGTAGTGCTTTAAAGTACCTTTTTGTTAACAAAGGTACAAGCTGATTTAAGGTTCCACCTAAAAGGTGGTTGGTATACAtctgaaaaaaagttaatatttgtgtattgatggaatattgttttatttattaattcactttCATTGATTTTTTCCATGTATTTCATTAGCATATAATGGTGtgatttaaatataaagataattaCTAAAGGTGAATCTtagacttttttccccctttcgaTTTCCCCACTTCCTTTTATGTTTGTACCAGAGATTTATGTGCCAAATCTGGATTTCCTATGTATAATCATTGTAAAGTGATTTTGACTATTGTCTGTGGTCAGTAACCAATGAAAATCTAGAGAGGATAAAACAAGTTATGTTTGAATGTTCTCATCCCGTGACTCACTTCCATGAAGTGAAACAGAGATAGTATATTCAAGTTATAATCATATTTTCCCAATTGTGCCActataatgaatgcatttttatggtttaaaaatcagtttaactTTAAATTGAACGTTTTCTTCACAAAATGTCTTATGTTATATTGCATCATTTGCACACTGTGTTATGACAGTATCTCAGTAATGTcctttttgaatgaatatttgctttttaatgttaACAGTATCAGAAAAGTTTGAACAATTTTTAATtactttcaaatatattataatgtcaTTGTCATGTAAGTGACATGACAGAAAAATGCTGTAGTTAGATGTacctgaaaatgtattcatatcGTCCATGACACTTTAGCACGAACTAtatagtatgcattaattcagcCAAAAAATGTCTTATATCACTATATGAATCAAACTTAACACACTGTATATTATGCAATGAATGGGCtctaaatgaaatcaaaagttgatATGTAGGAGGTTTTCTCATTCCTAAGTTAATTAGTCAACCTAAATTGCTTAGTTTGATTTATGTAAAGGGACatcttttaataattatatttaatatttggtttCAAATATTTCATGTATTAATATTCTGCATCTATATTTAATTGGTCTTATGGCAAATCAGCTAAATTGCTGATTTGTATGTTGTTGCTTAGTTTCTGATGGTTTCtagtaatttcttttttaatcacatttttgttgTAAGCCAAACAGTGGTTCAGAGTGGGGTAGTGATATGGTTGACGTTTTAAGCACTTCTTTGTTATTCTTGATGTTGTATGCTTTGATGATTTGCAGTTGCAGTTATTTCTAGCCACTTTGTACTGGGATATTCAGGCCCAGATTAAATTATGTGGAATGTGAGGCTTTAACTGTGCTTTATTGCTTAATTATTCTAATGTACATTTACCAAATGTAATTCAAGGGTGTCTCAGAAAAGCATTAGAATGTCTGTGCAGAGTAGGCTTAAAgtcatgaaataaaatcaaactagTTTGATGAAATCTGTGTTGATTATTGAAGCTGTAAAATAATATCAATCAAGGTTTTGAGATTCTGTTTGAGAAAATCACAGGTTTGAAAAGCAGTCCAACTGGGTAAACATGCTTTGTGAGACTTTGTTACTGCACTGACCTCTAGACGGCGCACTAATGTTCGCATTGTGCTTCCTAGTCCTTGATGGAATCTTGAGTTTGATTCATGTTAGCGAATCGGTTCGTTCACATGGTTCCTATCAATGAGCCTTTTTATTAAACCGACTCACTTTTTTGGATTTAATTTTTACTACtataaatttgttttgaaattacTGTTCTGTATTAGGCTATTAAAATAgcattaaatgttgtttattgctCAAAAATTGTTCACACTGGAAATTCCTGACTGAACAGATCTGTAATGTTTCCAGtattaagaaaaatatcaatCATTTTCAATACTGTTACAGGTTTTATTCCCAAACACAACTGAGTGATTCGCGCTTTGCGAATCGGTTCGACCGAACATTGAAAAGATTCAGTTCTTTAGAGAATCGATTCGTAGACCTGTCAGCTGAGTTTCCCAGCTGACAGGTTAAGCACGCGGTGAAAGATCTCAGAGACTTGGCAATGGATATCGATGAAGATATAGGTATGTAGATACATTTAAATGAGTGGCTGTTTAGCATTTGGCAACGTTTTGAATCTTTAATGAGTTTTGAACTTTTAGCTCGTTTGCCAGTGAAGGACATCGAATTATTCTCGAGCATTTTACATTGTTTCTTTACTGATCAGTGAATGCATGTTAACTTAATATAGTTGATTCTTCAACACCAGAGGCTCCAACCACTAAAATGTCCAGACAACAGATATTACCACTTGTTGCAATGGCCTCCATAAACTTCAGTTCAATGATCTGTTACTCCATTCTGGGACCATTTTTCCCAAATGAGGTACAAAgatgatattttatataatatgatcAACAATATGAAATAGAATATGTTTTAAGTACTGTGCTTAGGGCATTTAACGTTTCTTAAATCATGCTACAGTAGGATAAGAATTAATTGCTTTCAATCTGATTCATTCTCTCTAGGCAAAGAAGAAAGGTGTCAGCCAAGCTATGATTGGGTTAATATTCGGAATCTATGCATTATGCACTTTGGTGGGCTCATTGATACTTGGTAAATATGTAAGTTAATCACTATTTCAGAAGAAATACACAACAGCTTTCAACAGTTTTCCAGATTGCACACTATATGCACTTGAGCTCTGTTTCAGATTGTCCAGATAGGAGCCAAGTTTATGATTGTGGCAGGATTGTTCGTATCGAGCGGATCCACTGTACTCTTCGGGTCAGTGAATCTGTGatgatttattgtgtttttaatgtaatatttttgtgtcttttagtCTGTGTCTATTAACTTTCAGGTTATTTACATGCTGGATTATGCCATAATGTTGATAAAATGACTTTACTCTTAAGGAAAATTGGATGAAAAATACTGGCAACTCATGTAACACTCGTGTACTATTTCATCATGCTTCTGCAGATTTCTTGACCAAGTGTCTGATGGGACAGTTTTCATCGTGCTCTGTTTTATCACACGGTGCGTAAATGCAATTGGCTTTTCTGCCGCCGTTACATCGTCTTTTGCAGTTTCAGCAAAAGTTTTCCCTGACAACATAGCGACTGTTTTGGTGAGTTGTGGTCGGTGCTTGTTTTTCAGTGCAGTAATGGTGTTTTGGAGTAAAGTGACAAAGGAAGCACTATTGCACGTCACAAAAGATGTGCTGTTTCTCAAGAGAATCATCTTTAGATTCAGTTATTCAGTCTGTCTGGTTGTTTGGGTTCTCACGGTCTCGACATATGCACAGAACCgttcttatgtttttattaatatttacacaagtgtgttaaaatgttaaatgtgtctCTACAGTGAGATCTCATTCTCTCAGGGCTTCATGGAGATTTTTACAGGTCTTGGCCTGATATTGGGGCCTCCGTTGGGCGGCTGGCTCTATCAGTCATTTGGATATGAAATCCCATTCGTTTTCACAGGATGTCTTCTGTTTGTGACAGTGCCTCTTAATTTGTGGATTTTACCAAGCTTTGGTTAGTGCGGACTTCATACTGGTTAAATATTACatgtctttattaatttaatttaagcctATTCCATTCTGCATACTCTTAGTTAATTTATGTCACAAGGATTTGATTGCCCTTTTGTTATTGTTTGCCCTCCAGCCATGGAGATAGACGTGtgtttatttcattcaaatataGATGCTGTTCCTTCCCAGAATTCCTTCCTCAGATTGTGTACCAGAATAAAGATCCTTCTCATCTGCTTCGTGGTGTTCACGTTGAGTTCAGGAATTGGCTTCCTGGATGCAACACTGTCCATATTTGCCATAGAAAAGGTTATGAAGATTTACAAACTACactgaaacatatatatatatatatatatatatatatatatatatatatatatatatatatatatatatatataacttatattttgtgtttaaacaTATAGACTACATGTAAACTCACCATAGTTTCAAATCAGGAAAAATGTTCTCAACTCTTCATTCCAAAATACtgttgtaaatgttaatgtaaaggTTCtcattcaatataataatataaaacatatctatatgtatttttttgtgaacaGCTAAATCTCAGTGCTGGTTCGGTGGGGCTGCTCATGATTGGACTTTCACTGCCGTATGGGGCGGCATCACCCGTCTTTGGCGTGATCAGTGATAAATATCctgtaagtaaatattaaaacattcttttaCAGTGACAATTGAAAATCCgataaaaaaagtttgatattTTTGAAATTCCTAATGACATTTAAGACTTTATTGTTacctatttatgtatttatttatatatattaattcattgtatttatatttttaagatgtttcgtttttaatttaacatttttatggttttaatattatttgatttatttattttataatttttagtttttggaaatgttttgttttgaaacataAGCATAAAtcgaatttaatttattaagaaataatttCAACTGTGGCTGTAAAATGATTCTTGGTGCAGTCAGTTAGGAAATGGATGATGGTGGTTGGAGGAATGGCCACAGCGGTGAGCTTCTGTTTCCTCGGCCCACTTCCTGTTTTCCATATTAGAAGGTGAAACATTAATTTCGAACTTTTTGAATGCCAGTTCCTCAGCTTTTGCTGTTTATGTTACATTAAAGCACAAATCagtgaaatgtttttgtgttcagtCAGCTGTGGCTCACCGTCCTCATGCTGATCGTGGTGGGCTTCTCTCTCTGTATGACCTGTATCCCCACCTTCGCTGAGATGATCGCTTGTGCACAGTGAGGCAAATACATCATCATACAAATCCACTCCTAGTTCTCCCACTCAGCACTGagtcacattttatgttttaagagGTTACTGTGTCTGTAATTCACTCAGTTATGTCACACTAAACTCCTGAAATGGTGTGATAAAATGCAGTTAACCCTGAAACTGAGCTAAATACAACAATACAAACCTCTACAAAATAGAAACATGTTTCGATGCACATGTTCCTCGTATTGCAGTGAAAATGGCTTTGAGGAGGGCTTGAGTACATTGGGGTTGGTGTCAGGCTTGTTCTCTGCAGTCTGGTCTGCTGGGTGTGTAAGAAAATACAGTTTAAGAATATACTTTAGAATTTCCTCATCATGAAACCTGAATCATCTTTTTCGTGTTGAAATGTTCTTTGGGCCGACTATTGGAGGATACATCACACAAGCACTCAACTTTGAATGGAGTGCAGGAGTTCAAGGCGCACTCGCCTTTCTCGCTGTAAGAAAAATCAGTTTCCAAATAAAAGCGTAACAGTCCATTTTTATAATAGATATGCATTTTCTTAACTCTAACAATTAGTTTTGTATTAACTTTGATGATCAGTATTAATTTATTGACTTATGTTTACCCAAACATTCTTTAGGCCTTACTACaagtaatatatttcacaatagagGACATACAAAAGAAGTAAGCAGTTTTTactgacataaatatatatatatatatatatatatatatatatatatatataaatatatatatatatatatatttgtcttactttatttagcaaaatggtcaaattaaataatattataaatattatatattcattctgTGAAGTATTTCTTAAGTTGGTAAAAGGGGTATAATCAGAAAATAGTCATAAGAAACTGTTGATCAtgcatgatctttttttttttgtgtgtgtttcaggtcacAAAAGTCCAACAGGACTAACTTGTCGTCATCTCGAGGAGAAAAATCCCCTCTTCTCCCTAAGACAGATCATCTCACAGTTGACGTCAGCTGAAATAAGCCCCTGCAAGCTTTTAGATGGAGAACAAACCTAATCATATTGCTGCTAAATACAGATGACAAATGAAGAAGGCAGAGAAGGTCAGTTTAACAACAAAGATGTCATACATGTATTATTTCAAGTTTAATTGAACCTGTACACAGGAGTTCAGTGAACATTTACAGTGTAAATGCAAAAGTCCTGTAAGAAGATTGAGTTAAGAGAGAAGTAATGCATAATAGTAACAAGATGACATTTACACCAAACAGATCTGAGGTGTGCTTTTAGATAAACACTTaacagtgtgtttatttttgggGCTTATTTACTGTGTTTAGTAACTTTGATTAACATGAGATGTAACatccattctaaaaaaaatatgggtGTAGATTTTTGAAGTAAACTGAAATCCTTAAGAGTTTCTTGTGTGTTTATAATAATTGATTACCTCTTATACAGAGTGTCTTTCAGTACAGTACACTGGATTATTTCTGAAGTCTTGTTGAGGTTTCAGAAATCTTTTGGACTAGTGCAAGAATGTgggatttgtattttaatattacttaacaCAGATTACCCATCTAGTCCTAGTTTGTGACTGTCCCCATTATAACTGCTTTTACAGATTTACAAATTCTTGCCACATTCCTGATGGAAACAACTTCtacaaatgtacaattttacaaaatacatttttacaatgtgcATTACAGTATTTTCATAGCAATGAGATCCTTCAGTTCTTTGGAGCTGTTGCATAAATATTGACCCTTTCAACACTGCAGAAATTGTTTACTCTTTTACATAACAATATGtgcaattacttatttaaaattggaacattttaaaatcttgcattAATTTGTGATacagaaatatgtgtgtgtgtgtgtgtgtatatatgtatatatatatatatatatacatacacacacacacagacacacacacatatacacagacacacacacacacacacacacatatacatacacacacatatacatacacacacatatatatatttaatcgaTTGCATATTTAACTCTGGTGCTAAATAAATACCATAGTTTTTTCCCTTCTGTgatatatcaataaaatatatattcatattagaTATGACATTATGATTACTACTGGAGTTGTTGCAGTTATATTGAAAATTTTAACTTtaactaaatgtttaaaatacaaattacacagtacacaaaatactgtacagaaacagtaaaaaatatCTTGTAAAACTACATAACACAAATATCAgtatcaaaattacaaaaaatatatatattttaaaataaggcCAACTACAAAAAATACATCCACATAAAACACTTTTGGAAACACACTGTTTCTATGTCCTTAGTTCCTTCATAACAGAGGTGAGTCTTCGCATTCAGATTCCTTCACCTTCGAATGCACCGTTGGCTTGGCCTAGTCTGGGGAGGGGTCTCCTTCTTCTGGAAGATGCTGAAGACGGGACCCGAGGCAGATCAGAGGGAACTTCACTCCGcttcaccttttttttcttcttcttttttgttctgtgaataaaatattatcaatatgTGCTCAAGACTACAAGTACTCAGATGACGGATGTTCTTAATTCATACATGGTGGAGGACGCCTCAGGGTCAGTGTCCAGCTCTGAGATGATCTTCAGCTCTCCAGAGGCACTGATGGCTGCAGACAGCTGCGGGAGGAACAGAGATCATAAGGATCAAACTATGAAGTTTCACTAATGTTATGGGAGG is from Cyprinus carpio isolate SPL01 chromosome B17, ASM1834038v1, whole genome shotgun sequence and encodes:
- the LOC109107443 gene encoding tubby-related protein 4-like isoform X2, whose protein sequence is MSRDYEEPGQSVGMLAAVEHGPVLCSDSNILCLSWKGRVPKSEKEKPVCRRRYYEEGWLATGNARGVVGVTFTSSHCRRDRNTPQRINFNLRGHNSEVVLVRWNEPFQKLATCDMEGGIFVWIQYEGRWSVELVNDRGAQVSDFTWSHDGTQALIAYRDGFVLVGSVSGQRHWSSEINLESQITCGIWTPDDQQVLFGTADGQVIVMDCHGRMLAHVLLHESDGIVSMSWNCPNFLVEDSTESDTDSDDPTPAQVQNLKPMLTVSFISGDISLMNNYDDLSPNIIRSGLKDVEVQWCSQGDLLAVAGMERHGLPADSACASLMRNALVKFYNVQGEHIYTLETPAQRPITTICWGHRDSRLFLACGPALYVVRVEHRVASLQLLCQQGIASALKEERDVGKLNMPSLLCSYVTTAFIPTIKPPIPDPNNIRDFVSYPTAGNERLHCTMKRSEENPEAGSPCYTLYLEHLGGLVPILKGRRISKLRPEFVIMDPKMDGKADEVCVNGMISYMTDSCNCSDSSDIELSDEWVGRKSPKLSRGNRSPKLPRINMESRKSPKLAQTSQEMSRSPRLPKKPSVRSPSLTRREFPVDGFSEHNYLAQVTSNIWGTKFKIVGLASFLPANLGAVIYKTSLLHLQPRQMTIYLPEVRKISLDFMSLPVFNPNVFSEDEDDLPVMGPSGVSADNPPCTVNIPIAPIHSPAQAMSPTQSIGLVQSLLANQNIQLDVLTNPTATAAAAAAAATAAAAANATAAAANATVSEHSQDTVTAQYTVPTRYSNPGQVIFSGLEMSNILSGTLPPPPHHLPQQPHQQRQQQQQQQDHQQSKYQQQLQPQQQHLKLQHQSQQLHQQSLQQQHMQHQQQLQSQQHQQQLQQQHQQQLQQQHQQQLQQQHQQQLQQQHQQQLQQQHQQLQQQHQQQLQHHQQQLHQQQMQQQQLQQQQQQIQQQVQQHQQQIHQQQFQHQQHQLQIQHEQMQQQQQQMQQQQQQIRQQIQEMRQQQQQLQQQHQQIQMQHQQMQRQHHQMQQQLKMQISLQHPPSGYATLSLHQLQLMPQIPHPDQPPDRREHVLPLKFPSRPQSFIETDTIEIQMRKVNPPPPYPGTVVSAAAAAPTMAPPGLLVSNENGTTLSTDPCLTKDEFSLLPISLQYPTPLGYERITTFDSSGNVEEVCRPRRRHLRNQNAYGMQEMGSSATLKVTSSENKKVQLPYSSATLSRLSVPRYSIPSGDPPPYPDTSSQMNTIRSPTQRIDSSLIHATLRRDRREPTLKVPQMVDTVRTLPTKSKMNGSLTLSYQPRIPTTLYTCTQCSSNSSSTSVSVTGGGTNSSGIAGGTVVRQDFPPGKGTQHSTIIVHSKSASPLASQSSYNLLSPIDNSRDRTVYVNSAFTEDETLSQQCHLEKSVRHLTLDVNLTVKRPPPYQWDSPAAEQLWIPQEQNLLPGPPGPPHKPPPFLLSQPQHLEMTRLPFVLSTKPPTSPSSMTLPSAYQLSLSPFPSVVGHGGPQLQPLQSPAQSCGPSDMVTSSPFSQQDSTLVLPPGYPANLTNLGCCTLPPMYPGTSSCSNLQLHPMSLHPWSTYSTCPPMPDHSATLPSKTHQALEKPVLSPPPQPPPPPPPPPPPPLPPPPPPVELLNHQSTSEVVAESGESFQDQSSLNESPQGAERFSKKTRKRLDSRAEEANMSGVSEGKSKKENRTLSDFNSLISSPRLGSREKKKPKGQKEPLNKAKKLSRTSNEFQDSSESEPELFISGDELMNQSQSSKKGWKSKRNLRTANELEEIKCRKANEREDRSLGSQGFVYVMANKQPLWNEATQVYQLDFGGRVTQESAKNFQIELDGRQVMQFGRIDGNAYILDFQYPFSAVQAFAVALANVTQRLK